The following coding sequences lie in one Haladaptatus sp. DJG-WS-42 genomic window:
- a CDS encoding VTT domain-containing protein, which yields MSPVALVGPTLFVAGFFHALEQAVQTATGPLGLFIIALYSFLIAIVLPLPSEVVLGAPLELGLPHSVELALIIFVSGLGKAAGSVFAFHIGHQAKQAGPIVRALERSGINIVAWSERRIVALAKRFGFVGLALALSVPGFPDTLSIYAFTVLEEDYVKFAAATFAGSVGRLLLTLGVVGAFSSVM from the coding sequence GTGTCGCCCGTCGCACTCGTAGGACCGACCCTCTTCGTCGCTGGTTTCTTCCATGCGTTAGAGCAAGCCGTCCAGACCGCGACCGGACCGCTTGGCCTCTTCATCATCGCCCTGTACTCGTTTCTCATTGCGATTGTCCTCCCCTTGCCGAGCGAAGTCGTCCTCGGCGCGCCGCTCGAACTTGGCCTGCCCCACTCGGTCGAACTCGCACTCATTATCTTTGTCAGCGGGCTTGGCAAGGCCGCAGGGAGCGTGTTCGCGTTCCACATCGGCCATCAAGCAAAGCAAGCTGGGCCAATCGTTCGCGCGCTCGAACGTTCCGGGATAAACATCGTCGCGTGGTCTGAACGACGTATCGTCGCACTCGCCAAACGCTTCGGGTTCGTCGGCCTCGCCCTCGCGCTGTCCGTCCCCGGCTTCCCGGACACGCTCTCGATTTACGCTTTCACCGTCTTAGAAGAAGACTACGTGAAGTTCGCCGCGGCCACGTTCGCCGGGAGCGTCGGACGGCTGTTGCTCACCCTCGGTGTCGTTGGCGCATTTTCGTCAGTGATGTAA
- a CDS encoding TRAM domain-containing protein, whose amino-acid sequence MEISDKLLCLFSADVTVTDDTYVVEIPRREIETGSIEAGETYRVALISRQEAEEPSSSDASEPAPSSGSTVSSEPQPPVEIGEIRYVEIEDIGKQGDGIARVERGYVIIVPGAEVGERVKIEVSEVKSNFAVGEIIDDDIL is encoded by the coding sequence TTGGAGATTTCTGATAAGCTCTTGTGTCTGTTCAGCGCGGACGTGACGGTCACCGACGACACGTACGTCGTCGAGATTCCACGTCGTGAAATTGAAACTGGTTCTATCGAAGCCGGTGAAACCTATCGAGTTGCACTCATCTCCCGCCAAGAGGCGGAAGAACCGTCGAGCAGCGACGCTAGCGAACCAGCACCATCGTCCGGGTCTACGGTCTCATCTGAGCCCCAGCCACCCGTCGAAATCGGTGAAATCCGCTACGTCGAAATCGAAGATATCGGCAAGCAAGGTGACGGTATCGCCCGCGTCGAACGCGGCTACGTCATCATTGTTCCGGGCGCCGAAGTTGGCGAACGCGTCAAAATCGAAGTGTCGGAAGTCAAGTCGAACTTCGCCGTGGGCGAAATCATCGACGACGACATCCTCTAG
- a CDS encoding NfeD family protein, with protein MVELLDQSLSLLLVIAGTILVVAEALAPGAHFIVLGVALLVSGLIGLVLASFIGPALMPFVLAALVLGVGGAALWAYRNLDIYGGKGSGQTSDSSSLKGQTGRVTEEVTQTGGEVKLDAGGFNPHYSARSVHGVIPEGTEVVVVDPGGGNVITVESLELAEDDIDRELARGRKETERVERESESDVV; from the coding sequence ATGGTAGAACTGCTCGACCAGTCCCTCTCCCTCTTGCTCGTTATCGCGGGCACGATTCTCGTCGTTGCAGAAGCGCTGGCTCCGGGTGCCCATTTCATCGTTCTCGGCGTCGCCCTGCTCGTCTCCGGCCTCATCGGTCTTGTTCTCGCCTCGTTTATCGGCCCCGCACTGATGCCCTTCGTCCTCGCCGCCCTCGTCCTCGGGGTTGGCGGGGCCGCCCTCTGGGCGTACCGCAACCTCGACATCTACGGTGGCAAGGGGTCGGGTCAGACGAGCGATTCTTCCTCGCTCAAGGGCCAGACCGGCCGCGTCACCGAGGAAGTGACTCAAACTGGCGGCGAGGTGAAACTCGACGCCGGTGGGTTCAACCCCCACTACTCCGCCCGCTCGGTACACGGCGTGATTCCCGAAGGAACCGAAGTGGTGGTCGTAGACCCCGGTGGCGGTAACGTCATCACCGTCGAATCGCTCGAACTCGCAGAAGACGACATCGACCGCGAATTGGCTCGGGGGCGCAAAGAAACAGAGCGCGTCGAGAGGGAATCGGAATCAGACGTGGTCTGA
- a CDS encoding MBL fold metallo-hydrolase: MEPVCNLPVSVATYAPEGTTNAFLIGTSGAILVDPAARTDALDREVAQRGVAHILVTHTHPDHVGGVASYAEKTGAAVWAHRGREELFEQATGVAPDRTFIEGTTLTAESGEQIIILDTPGHARDHVALESTHGIFSGDLVVKEGSVVVAAGEGDVRAYLTSLRRLVARNPPRLYPGHGEVIENVRETCERLIRHRLEREQRVLAAVRAGTTTLETITDDAYEKDISAVRSLAEGTVAAHLEKLAVEHKVRWDGERASPR, from the coding sequence ATGGAACCCGTCTGTAACCTCCCTGTGAGCGTCGCCACCTACGCGCCGGAAGGGACGACCAACGCCTTCCTCATCGGGACGAGCGGCGCGATTCTCGTAGACCCCGCTGCCCGAACCGACGCGCTTGACAGAGAAGTCGCTCAGCGAGGGGTTGCGCACATCTTGGTGACCCACACCCATCCTGACCACGTTGGCGGGGTCGCTAGCTACGCCGAGAAAACGGGTGCGGCCGTCTGGGCGCACCGGGGCCGTGAAGAACTCTTTGAGCAAGCGACTGGGGTTGCGCCCGACCGTACCTTCATCGAAGGAACGACGCTCACCGCCGAAAGCGGCGAGCAAATCATCATCCTCGACACGCCGGGCCACGCGCGCGACCACGTCGCCCTCGAAAGCACACACGGCATCTTCTCGGGCGACCTCGTGGTCAAAGAAGGAAGCGTCGTCGTCGCCGCGGGCGAAGGCGACGTTCGTGCGTACCTCACCTCACTGCGCCGCCTCGTCGCGCGTAACCCACCGCGGCTCTACCCCGGCCACGGCGAAGTCATCGAGAATGTGCGTGAAACCTGCGAGCGGCTGATTCGCCACCGGCTCGAACGCGAACAACGTGTGCTCGCGGCTGTCAGAGCGGGCACAACGACGCTCGAGACAATCACCGACGACGCCTACGAGAAAGACATCTCGGCGGTCAGGAGCCTTGCGGAGGGAACCGTCGCTGCACACTTAGAAAAACTCGCCGTCGAGCACAAGGTGCGTTGGGACGGCGAGCGCGCCAGTCCACGCTGA
- the metG gene encoding methionine--tRNA ligase yields the protein MSHDSFPTDNPAVVTCGLPYANGDLHIGHLRTYVGGDIYSRGLRKLGQQTAFVSGSDMHGTPVAVNAWKEGVTPEEFALRFHEKYEATFPKFNIAFDNYGHTHDETNTELTQEIVRTLDEEGYIYEQEIMVAWDPEEDQPLPDRYVTGTCPYCGETARGDECDEGCGRHLEPGEIENPTSIITGNPAEYRSRPHKFFNLNELQGYLQEFIDRLEGTDNARNQPREWIEGELQDWCITRDMDWGIDYPGEGAEDLVLYVWVDAPIEYIASTKQYSERVGVDEYDWEQTWKDSGEIVHVIGRDIIQHHTIFWPAMLHGAGYNEPRAVMASGFVNLDGKGFSTSRGRAVWADEYLDEGFHPDLLRFYIATGSRFQQDINFSWERFQERVNSELVGTVGNFLYRSLLFAHRNYEGTPEASLSDEVRERIEQAIEEFGDGLNDYSIRQATSAGVRLAQFGNEYIQRNEPWKLTDDDPEQAAQVIYDCVQLSKALAVILAPALPEKADTLWSQLGEDGSVHDVGIDAALDAPQADFDAPSELFEKIPDEQVEELNEKLEQAIAAATADEADDTGEDDDSAMTELEPIADDRISFDDFLALDLRVGEIETAEPIDGSDKLVRLEVDIGVDVRQIVAGIKQLHDVADLIGEKVIIVANLEKAELFGVESNGMLLAAGDQADLLTTLGDAEPGTKVA from the coding sequence ATGAGTCACGATTCGTTCCCGACGGACAATCCCGCGGTGGTGACGTGTGGGTTGCCCTACGCAAACGGCGACCTGCACATCGGCCACCTGCGAACCTACGTGGGCGGCGACATCTATTCGCGCGGCCTGCGCAAACTCGGCCAGCAGACGGCGTTCGTCTCCGGCTCCGACATGCACGGGACGCCCGTCGCCGTAAACGCGTGGAAAGAGGGCGTCACACCCGAGGAGTTCGCGCTTCGCTTCCACGAGAAGTACGAAGCGACGTTCCCGAAATTCAACATCGCGTTCGACAACTACGGCCACACCCACGACGAGACCAACACCGAACTCACCCAAGAAATCGTCCGCACACTGGACGAAGAGGGCTACATCTACGAACAGGAAATTATGGTCGCGTGGGACCCAGAAGAAGACCAACCGCTCCCCGACCGCTACGTCACGGGGACGTGTCCCTACTGTGGGGAAACCGCTCGCGGCGACGAGTGTGACGAGGGTTGTGGTCGTCACTTAGAACCGGGTGAAATCGAGAATCCGACGAGCATCATCACTGGCAACCCAGCAGAGTACCGCTCCCGGCCACACAAATTCTTCAACCTGAACGAACTGCAGGGCTACTTACAGGAGTTCATCGACCGCCTCGAAGGGACGGACAACGCCCGCAACCAGCCGCGCGAGTGGATTGAGGGCGAACTCCAAGACTGGTGTATCACCCGCGACATGGACTGGGGAATCGACTATCCCGGCGAGGGCGCAGAAGACCTCGTTCTCTATGTATGGGTGGACGCGCCTATCGAGTACATCGCTTCGACGAAGCAATACAGCGAACGCGTCGGTGTGGACGAGTACGACTGGGAGCAGACGTGGAAAGACTCCGGAGAGATTGTCCACGTCATCGGCCGCGACATCATCCAGCACCACACCATCTTCTGGCCTGCGATGCTCCACGGTGCGGGCTACAACGAACCGCGCGCCGTCATGGCGAGTGGCTTCGTGAACCTCGACGGCAAGGGCTTTTCGACGTCTCGAGGCCGTGCGGTCTGGGCCGACGAGTACCTTGACGAAGGCTTCCACCCCGACCTGCTTCGCTTCTACATCGCCACCGGGAGTCGCTTCCAGCAGGACATCAACTTCTCGTGGGAGCGCTTCCAAGAGCGCGTCAATTCTGAACTTGTGGGCACGGTTGGCAACTTCCTCTACCGCTCGCTCCTGTTCGCCCACCGCAACTACGAGGGGACGCCCGAAGCGTCGCTCTCCGATGAGGTGCGCGAGCGCATCGAGCAGGCCATCGAGGAATTTGGCGACGGCCTCAACGACTACTCCATCCGGCAAGCGACGAGCGCGGGCGTGCGTCTCGCCCAGTTCGGCAACGAGTACATCCAGCGCAACGAACCGTGGAAGCTCACCGACGACGACCCAGAGCAGGCTGCACAGGTCATCTACGACTGCGTCCAGCTTTCGAAGGCGCTCGCCGTCATCCTCGCCCCCGCACTTCCGGAGAAGGCAGACACCCTCTGGAGCCAACTCGGCGAAGACGGCTCGGTGCACGACGTGGGCATCGACGCCGCCCTTGACGCACCACAGGCCGACTTCGACGCCCCGAGCGAGCTGTTCGAGAAGATCCCGGACGAACAGGTCGAGGAACTGAACGAGAAGTTAGAACAGGCCATCGCCGCCGCGACGGCGGATGAAGCAGACGACACAGGCGAAGACGACGATTCAGCAATGACCGAACTCGAACCCATCGCAGACGACCGCATCAGCTTCGACGATTTCCTCGCGCTCGACCTCCGCGTCGGGGAGATTGAGACCGCAGAGCCAATCGACGGCTCGGATAAACTCGTCCGCCTCGAAGTTGACATCGGCGTCGATGTTCGCCAAATCGTCGCGGGTATCAAGCAACTCCACGACGTGGCCGACCTCATCGGTGAGAAGGTCATCATCGTCGCAAACTTAGAAAAGGCAGAACTGTTCGGCGTCGAGTCGAATGGCATGCTGCTCGCCGCGGGCGACCAAGCCGACCTGCTCACGACGCTCGGTGATGCGGAACCGGGCACGAAGGTCGCGTAA
- a CDS encoding helix-turn-helix domain-containing protein, with amino-acid sequence MSTTTKERTRTAEESPLADPDFRERLRELPPSAKLVAKVLEGESPLSQGQLADESLLPDRTVRYALNRLEEVDLVNSRYSFHDARKQVYTLKN; translated from the coding sequence ATGAGCACGACCACCAAGGAACGTACTCGCACGGCCGAAGAATCACCACTCGCAGATCCTGACTTCCGCGAACGCCTGCGGGAGCTCCCCCCAAGCGCAAAACTCGTCGCAAAAGTCCTCGAAGGCGAATCGCCGCTCTCACAGGGTCAGCTCGCGGACGAATCGCTGCTGCCAGACCGCACGGTTCGCTACGCCCTCAATCGTCTCGAGGAAGTTGACCTCGTGAACTCGCGCTACTCGTTCCACGACGCGCGCAAGCAGGTTTACACGCTGAAAAACTGA
- the pyk gene encoding pyruvate kinase: protein MRNAKIVCTLGPASSTSGVIRDLADAGMSVARLNTSHGSTAERKDLVKTVQQVDEATTEPLSVLLDLAGPEVRTAPLEDSIFLETGSTIEFYEGDNATPERVGLSVSIDGVSEGDRVLLDDGRIETVVEALADDTVTARVESGGELKGRKGVNIPGVDLGLDALTEDDRRELDLAVEAGVDFVAASFVGSADDIYAVREALEKRGATIPVIAKIERADAVDNLEEIVEAAYGIMVARGDLGVECPMEDVPIIQKRIIRTCRDAGVPVITATEMLDSMIHSRRPTRAEASDVANAVLDGTDAVMLSAETAVGDHPVRVVETMNRIVREAESSDDYVEGREQRIPKAGESRAEALSRSARYLARDVGASAVVVASESGYTALKTAKFRPEVPIVAATPNDVVRRQLTLSAGVNPQYVDLGASEGVGTIIDRAAQAALDAGVAQSGDTVVVVSGMMSELEGRSTNMLKVHVAAEPIATGRSVHMGRAVGPTATLSDGDLSGVKDGSILVLDENFDAEFDGDLSVIAGIVARQPGLTGYPALVARELDVPMVSDAELTVPEGTTVTLDAERGVVYEGNVLRGPRREPF, encoded by the coding sequence ATGCGAAATGCGAAAATCGTCTGTACGCTCGGTCCTGCGTCTTCTACGTCTGGTGTCATCCGCGATCTCGCGGACGCGGGGATGTCCGTCGCGCGGTTGAACACAAGCCACGGCTCCACCGCGGAGCGAAAAGACCTCGTGAAAACCGTCCAGCAGGTGGACGAAGCGACCACCGAACCACTTTCTGTCCTCCTTGACCTCGCCGGGCCGGAAGTCCGCACCGCACCCCTCGAAGACTCCATCTTCCTCGAAACCGGTTCGACCATCGAGTTCTACGAAGGCGACAACGCCACTCCCGAGCGCGTTGGCCTCTCGGTGAGTATCGACGGCGTCTCCGAGGGTGACCGCGTGCTCCTCGATGATGGCCGCATCGAAACCGTGGTCGAAGCCCTCGCAGACGACACCGTCACCGCGCGTGTCGAGAGCGGCGGCGAACTCAAAGGCCGCAAAGGCGTGAACATCCCCGGCGTGGATTTGGGATTAGACGCGCTCACCGAAGACGACCGCCGCGAACTCGATTTAGCGGTCGAAGCAGGCGTGGACTTCGTCGCCGCGAGTTTCGTCGGGAGCGCAGACGATATCTACGCCGTGCGCGAGGCGTTAGAGAAGCGCGGCGCGACCATCCCCGTCATCGCCAAAATCGAACGTGCGGACGCGGTCGATAACCTCGAAGAAATCGTCGAAGCCGCTTACGGCATCATGGTCGCCCGTGGCGACTTGGGCGTCGAATGCCCGATGGAGGACGTGCCAATCATCCAAAAGCGCATCATCCGCACCTGTCGGGACGCGGGCGTGCCAGTCATCACGGCCACCGAAATGCTCGATTCGATGATTCACTCACGCCGGCCAACCCGCGCCGAGGCCTCCGACGTGGCGAACGCTGTGTTGGACGGCACCGACGCGGTGATGCTTTCGGCTGAGACGGCTGTTGGCGACCACCCTGTGCGCGTGGTCGAAACGATGAATCGCATCGTCCGCGAGGCAGAATCGAGCGACGATTACGTCGAAGGGCGCGAACAGCGCATCCCGAAAGCCGGCGAATCGCGTGCCGAGGCACTGTCTCGCTCGGCGCGCTACCTCGCCCGCGACGTCGGGGCGAGCGCGGTGGTCGTCGCCTCCGAATCCGGTTACACGGCGCTCAAAACCGCAAAGTTTCGCCCGGAAGTGCCAATCGTGGCCGCGACGCCGAACGACGTGGTGCGCCGCCAGTTGACGCTCTCTGCGGGTGTCAACCCGCAGTACGTCGATTTGGGCGCGAGCGAAGGCGTTGGCACCATCATTGACCGCGCGGCACAGGCCGCCCTCGACGCGGGCGTTGCCCAAAGCGGCGACACCGTTGTCGTGGTTTCGGGGATGATGAGCGAACTCGAAGGTCGCTCGACGAACATGCTCAAGGTGCACGTCGCCGCAGAACCGATTGCGACGGGCCGCAGCGTGCACATGGGCCGCGCGGTCGGGCCAACGGCGACACTTTCTGACGGCGACCTCTCGGGCGTGAAAGACGGCTCGATTCTCGTCCTCGATGAGAACTTCGACGCCGAGTTCGACGGCGACCTCTCGGTGATTGCGGGAATTGTGGCTCGCCAGCCCGGGCTGACGGGGTATCCGGCGCTCGTCGCTCGCGAACTCGACGTGCCGATGGTGAGCGACGCGGAGTTGACGGTGCCAGAAGGAACGACTGTCACCCTCGACGCAGAGCGCGGCGTCGTCTACGAAGGCAACGTCTTACGCGGGCCGCGACGGGAGCCCTTTTGA
- a CDS encoding SPFH domain-containing protein translates to MLPVTPLQILGPGLGLTIGAIVALLLAIIIVYQMVEIVNAYEKRALTVFGEYRRLLEPGISFVPPFVSRTYGFDMRTQTLDVPRQEAITRDNSPVTADAVVYIKVMDAKKAFLEVEDYKTAVSNLAQTTLRAVLGDMELDETLNKRGEINARIRRELDEPTDEWGIRVESVEVREVNPSADVQQAMEQQTSAERRRRAMILEAQGERRSAIERAEGDKQSNIIRAQGAKQSQILEAQGDAISTVLRAKAAESMGERAVIDKGLETLEAIGQSESTTFVLPQELTSLFSRYGKHLTGSDVQMNADQLTSLEFDDETREMLGLDDIEKILGEIDQEAEVDIEAMEEAAQAVKSGSSDMSSIDEAIEEMDSKLSEDLDKDKTKLKADEATEAEPEAERE, encoded by the coding sequence ATGCTCCCTGTAACTCCCCTGCAAATACTGGGGCCAGGCCTCGGGCTCACGATTGGGGCGATTGTGGCACTGTTGCTCGCCATCATCATCGTTTACCAGATGGTCGAAATCGTCAACGCGTACGAAAAACGCGCGCTGACGGTGTTCGGTGAGTACCGCCGCCTGCTCGAACCCGGCATTTCGTTCGTTCCGCCGTTCGTCTCGCGAACCTACGGCTTCGATATGCGTACCCAGACGCTCGACGTCCCGCGCCAAGAGGCCATCACGCGCGACAACTCGCCCGTGACCGCGGACGCCGTCGTCTACATCAAGGTGATGGACGCGAAGAAGGCGTTCCTCGAAGTCGAAGACTACAAAACTGCGGTTTCGAATCTCGCCCAGACCACCCTCCGCGCCGTGCTCGGTGACATGGAACTCGACGAGACGCTGAACAAGCGCGGAGAAATCAACGCGCGCATCCGCCGCGAACTCGACGAACCCACCGACGAGTGGGGGATTCGCGTCGAATCCGTCGAGGTCCGCGAGGTCAACCCGAGTGCCGACGTCCAGCAGGCGATGGAGCAACAGACCTCCGCCGAACGCCGTCGCCGTGCCATGATTCTCGAAGCACAAGGTGAGCGCCGCAGTGCCATCGAGCGCGCAGAGGGTGACAAGCAGTCGAACATCATCCGCGCCCAAGGTGCAAAACAGAGTCAGATCTTAGAAGCGCAGGGTGACGCCATCTCCACCGTCCTGCGCGCGAAAGCCGCAGAGTCGATGGGCGAGCGCGCGGTCATCGATAAAGGCTTAGAGACGCTCGAAGCCATTGGCCAGAGCGAATCGACCACGTTCGTCCTGCCACAGGAACTCACCTCGCTGTTCTCGCGCTACGGCAAGCATCTCACTGGCAGCGATGTGCAGATGAACGCAGACCAACTCACCAGTCTCGAATTCGACGACGAAACCCGCGAGATGCTCGGCTTAGATGATATCGAGAAGATTCTCGGTGAAATCGACCAAGAAGCCGAAGTAGACATCGAAGCGATGGAGGAAGCCGCACAGGCCGTCAAATCCGGCTCTTCGGATATGTCGAGCATCGACGAAGCCATCGAGGAGATGGATTCGAAACTCAGCGAAGACTTAGACAAGGACAAGACGAAACTCAAAGCAGACGAAGCCACGGAAGCGGAACCAGAAGCAGAACGCGAGTAA
- a CDS encoding winged helix-turn-helix transcriptional regulator: MSGGQNVDESKRATLKRFAALGAASPLARLVDSGRETGDSDAREAIAGYLAATPGAHFSKIRDDLKLGTGETQHHLRRLIEAGAVESRRDGDYKRFFAAGQFTEFEQIALGYLRRETPRGMLIALLRDPEITASALAENLDVSRPTVSKYAAELERAGVLSRVDGYSLLKPETLLTLLVRYANSFDEDAAAFAADAASLIRYDP; encoded by the coding sequence ATGTCTGGTGGCCAGAACGTAGACGAAAGCAAGCGGGCGACCCTAAAGCGGTTCGCCGCATTGGGCGCGGCAAGTCCGCTTGCCCGCCTCGTCGATTCTGGCCGAGAAACGGGCGATAGTGATGCTCGTGAGGCCATCGCTGGCTACCTCGCAGCCACCCCGGGCGCACACTTTTCGAAGATTCGTGACGACCTCAAACTCGGGACTGGCGAGACCCAACACCACCTGCGTCGGCTCATCGAGGCTGGCGCTGTCGAGAGTCGGCGTGATGGCGATTACAAGCGTTTTTTCGCCGCAGGTCAGTTCACCGAGTTCGAGCAAATCGCCCTTGGCTACCTCCGCCGTGAAACCCCACGCGGGATGTTGATTGCACTCCTGCGCGACCCCGAAATCACGGCGAGCGCGCTCGCTGAGAATTTGGACGTGTCTCGGCCAACGGTGAGCAAGTACGCCGCTGAACTCGAACGGGCAGGCGTGCTCTCGCGTGTTGATGGCTATTCGTTATTAAAACCAGAAACCCTGCTTACACTGCTCGTCCGCTACGCAAACTCATTCGATGAAGACGCCGCGGCGTTCGCCGCAGACGCCGCGTCGCTCATTCGCTACGACCCTTAG
- a CDS encoding YkgJ family cysteine cluster protein — protein sequence MQSLEAELETARSLAVSELADAIESIGFECTRCGACCKADDEDPHTATVFPDEVRAIQQTHEYDWRDVARPMPYGLSDGAGETFEWAIQTTGCGDCSFYVEEDGVGACSIHDDRPLICQTYPFSVALGGTSQPMGEAVDQEGMVRAHECEGLGRDISREEAEELAAALKERAVRELEEAIGVRDNYTFAAPADGEVVVHDSEGAKRVDGTPVEE from the coding sequence ATGCAAAGCCTCGAAGCCGAACTCGAAACGGCTCGCTCGCTCGCTGTTTCCGAGTTAGCCGACGCCATCGAGTCGATCGGCTTCGAGTGTACCCGGTGTGGCGCGTGCTGTAAGGCCGACGACGAAGACCCACACACGGCCACCGTCTTCCCCGACGAAGTCAGAGCCATCCAACAGACCCACGAGTACGACTGGCGCGACGTTGCCCGCCCGATGCCCTACGGCCTCTCCGACGGGGCGGGCGAAACCTTCGAGTGGGCCATCCAGACCACCGGCTGTGGCGACTGCTCGTTCTACGTCGAAGAAGACGGCGTGGGCGCGTGCTCGATTCACGACGACCGCCCGCTCATCTGCCAGACCTACCCCTTCAGCGTGGCACTTGGCGGCACCAGCCAGCCAATGGGCGAAGCCGTCGACCAAGAAGGCATGGTTCGCGCCCACGAGTGCGAAGGGTTGGGCCGCGACATTTCCAGAGAGGAAGCAGAAGAACTGGCAGCGGCACTCAAGGAGCGCGCGGTTCGGGAGTTGGAGGAGGCAATCGGTGTACGCGACAACTACACGTTCGCGGCTCCCGCCGACGGCGAAGTCGTGGTTCACGACTCAGAAGGGGCAAAGCGCGTCGATGGGACGCCGGTCGAAGAGTAG
- a CDS encoding MFS transporter, with the protein MTTAGASSKRPWLALVGCFIVSIGFNAYLFAPASIMPSFVAAFGIDKPTAGLSISAVFLAWGLFQIPSGFLMDRYDNRLLVWAGVFLFLAVSVASLFAPTYPAFLATRFVGGITAVFLWTANANIVSQSFPPARRALGTSLFVASAPAGVTLAQAAGPTLEPLLGWRGVVAVYAVVTLCGLPLFVWALDEPVRNKSALTVSKFVAALGNRRVLAIAFSSFCAYSLFVFLNSWMPTYATEVVGVNIATAGALAALVPAMGLVARPGGGWLSDRIGGQRRPVIFAAFLLVMPALAIAALTSSVVGFVVALVLAGIGSQLGTGVFYVFVEEASPNESGGTSLSVLMTISIAGSLVAPVAAGWLIDVVSWTTTFAIGGLVAVCGIAAVARLPAATNAH; encoded by the coding sequence ATGACTACTGCGGGAGCATCCTCGAAGCGCCCATGGCTGGCACTTGTGGGCTGTTTCATCGTCTCAATCGGGTTCAACGCCTACCTCTTTGCTCCCGCGAGCATCATGCCGTCGTTCGTCGCGGCGTTCGGCATCGACAAACCGACCGCCGGACTTTCAATCAGCGCCGTCTTCCTCGCGTGGGGGCTGTTCCAGATTCCGAGTGGCTTCTTGATGGATCGCTACGACAACCGGCTACTCGTGTGGGCCGGGGTGTTCCTCTTTCTCGCCGTCTCTGTGGCGAGCCTGTTTGCACCGACGTACCCAGCGTTCCTCGCAACGCGGTTCGTTGGCGGTATCACAGCGGTGTTCCTCTGGACGGCGAACGCAAACATCGTCAGCCAGTCGTTTCCACCAGCGAGACGCGCGCTCGGGACGAGTCTGTTCGTTGCGAGCGCGCCCGCCGGAGTCACGCTTGCGCAAGCCGCTGGGCCAACGCTTGAGCCGCTTCTCGGGTGGCGAGGGGTTGTGGCCGTGTACGCTGTCGTGACCCTCTGTGGCCTGCCGTTGTTCGTCTGGGCACTCGACGAGCCGGTTCGGAACAAATCTGCCCTCACGGTGTCGAAATTTGTTGCCGCGCTGGGTAATCGGCGGGTGTTGGCCATTGCGTTCAGTAGCTTCTGTGCGTACTCGCTGTTCGTGTTCCTGAACTCGTGGATGCCGACCTATGCAACCGAAGTGGTTGGGGTCAATATCGCGACCGCGGGTGCACTCGCCGCGCTGGTTCCCGCGATGGGGCTGGTTGCCCGGCCCGGAGGCGGATGGCTTTCAGACCGCATCGGTGGCCAACGGCGACCGGTGATCTTCGCGGCGTTCTTGTTGGTGATGCCAGCCCTCGCCATCGCCGCGTTGACCTCGTCTGTGGTCGGATTCGTGGTTGCGCTGGTGCTCGCCGGGATTGGCTCCCAACTCGGGACGGGCGTCTTCTACGTCTTCGTAGAGGAAGCGTCGCCCAACGAATCCGGCGGGACGAGCCTCTCGGTGTTGATGACCATCTCCATCGCGGGGTCGCTCGTCGCACCAGTCGCCGCTGGCTGGCTCATCGACGTCGTCTCGTGGACGACGACGTTCGCAATCGGCGGTTTGGTAGCAGTCTGTGGAATCGCTGCCGTTGCTCGCCTCCCTGCTGCGACAAACGCCCACTGA